The Porphyromonas pogonae genome segment CCGTTCCGAAAACGCTCACGTGCATATGCAATATGGCAAGTTTGTTCGGCTCTTGTGATTGCTACGTAAAAGAGTCTACGCTCTTCTTCCAATTCCCGCCCTTCTGAGCTCATAGGTGAAGGGAATAATTGTTCTTCCAACCCCACTATATACACGTGAGGAAATTCTAATCCTTTGGCAGAATGAATAGTCATGAGAGTTACCATTTCGCCATCGGAAGTATTGCTATCTTGATCAGTCATGAGAGATATTTCAGCAAGATAAGATGCAAGCGTGGGTTTCTGATCTTCTTCTTCACGAGCTTGCTGATACTCTTCGATGCTCAATATTAATTCTTTCAGATTTTCTTGCCTTGTAATACCTTCCGCAGTATTATCCGCAAAAATATCAGAAGAAATACCCGTAGTACGAATTACATTTTGTGCAAAATCAACAAAGTCAATATTGTCCATTTCCTCCCTCAACGAAGTTAACATTTGAGAGAATGCAGAAATTTTAGTTGCAGTAGCTTTGGATATTGATACATTATGGGTCAAAGGATCATTGATAATCTCAGAAATAGGAATCTGAGATTGGTTGGCTGTAGTACGAAGCTTATCTACCGTAGTACTACCAATGCCTCTCTTGGGATAATTGATTACACGCAACAATGACTCCTCATCATTAGGATTGACAAGTAATCTGAAATAGGCAATTACATCTTTGACTTCTTTATGATCAAAGAAAGATCTGCCGCCATAAATCCTAAAAGGCACGTTACGCTTACGCAACTCCTGCTCCAATATACGGCTTTGGGCATTAGTTCTGTATAATATTGCAGAGGCGCTGTAAGGTACACCCTCTGATTGTTTGGCTACCCTAATCTCATTGACTACCCAAGCAGCTTCAAGTTCTGCAGTAAAAGCTTCATGCACCACCACGGGTTCTCCCACCACATTCTCAGAAAAGACTTCTTTGGGTATCTGCTCTTCATTATGCGCAATGAGACTGCCTGCAACCTGCACTATAGTTTGAGTAGATCGATAATTTTGCTCTAATTTGAAAAGTTTAGCATCTTTAAAGCTATTCTTAAATCCTAAAATATTATCAAGATTAGCCCCTCTGAAAGAATATATACTCTGAGCGTCATCACCCACAACAAAGATTTTCCCTTTCTCACCCATTATTTGCTTAGCGATCATATACTGGGCAAAATTGGTATCTTGATACTCATCGATTAACAAATAATCGATTCGTTCTTGCCAGCGCTTCAGCACTTCAGGATGATCACGAAAAAGGATATTGATATTCATCAATAAATCATCAAAATCCATTGCATTGCTCTTTTTCAGGTCAATGGAATATCTGCTGTAAATCTCTGAAATTCGAGGCATATGACACTGCGCATCATATTTCGCAAACTCAATATTAGAACCATAAGCTTGTGCTGAGATAAGTTTGTTTTTTGCGCTTGAAATACGATTGTATACACTGTTGGGTCTATAACTTTTGTCATCCAACCCCATATCTTTTATAATGGTACGTATACGGCTTTTGGAATCAGCAGTATCATAAATTGAATAATCAGAAGTATACCCCAACAAGTCTGCATGTATACGTAGTATTCGAGAAAAAACAGAGTGGAAAGTACCCATCAATATCTTATTGGCACTTCTTCCAGCATAAAATTCTACCCTGGACTTCATCTCTCTAGCAGCCTTATTAGTAAAGGTAAGAGCCATTAGTTTTTCGGGGCTATAACCTTTTTCTAATAAATGAGTGAGCTTTGCCACCAACACTCTTGTCTTTCCTGATCCTGCACCGGCAATCACCAATGCTGGGCCATCATCATATAAGACAGCTGCCCTTTGAGCAGAATTTAACTCTTCAAGGTATGATGAATGATCTACCACCTATAATAAATAAAACAAATTAGGAATAAAATATTTTCACAATGCTACTATGATGTAGCGAGTTATAATGACTTGAGCTTCTCTAATAAAATCAATCGAGCCTCTTCATCTGCAAGAATTTCGGTAAGTGCGCTCAAAAAAGCCTCAGCCTTACCTTCAGCTGTAAATGGGAATTGATTTACGACAGAGTCTTCTACAGGCCCCCCCTCTAGAACAATAGCCTCAATAACCTTGAGTAAATCTCGGCCAAAGAGATACACTGAATCCTTTACCTCTTCCGGTAAAGCGGATGCATCATCCTTAAGCGGGAATATAGGGCGATATGTATGAATAAATTTGTAAAAAGGGCCCAACACAAACGGGCTGATATGTTGTAATATCGAAGAAAGCTGAACAGGAGTCAGATATTGTAGTGTATCAATACGCATATAAAGATGTTTGATGCTCAATTTCTTCATCGCCATTGACACTGGATTGCGCCACTCTTTCAATCCTTCAGCATGATCTACAAATACAAAGTTACATTCAGGTGTAGTATTTGCTACATGTGATGCAAATTGCTGGGCTGTGAGTATCTCCAAAGGTAATCCAGACGGCATGTACATACGTATAAGTTTTTCCCATTCCAGAACCTCTTGATTGTCTTCCAAAACAATATACCCATTTTTACTATCCGGTTCCCGAACAAATATCTCTTGAGCGAGACGAAGCATAAAAAGTGGGAAAAACTTATTCGAGGGAGATACAATAAGGCCAAATCCTGAATAAGTCAGATCAAACAGTTTTTGCTCTATACCTATAGAATCATCATATAGCGATACAGCGTCCAAGGGTATTCTATGATCGGGATAATCATTTTCCAAATCCTGATGCCACTCTTCCTTATCAAGTTCTTGGTTCACGAGTTCATATACATCGTCATAGCAACGAAATGAGGATGATATTTCCTTAGCCTCATTCTCTATTTGGGTAAAGTAACGATAATTGGCAAGAGGAAGTACTCCGTCCTCATCGAAATATTTCCTTTTAAGCTCCTCGTATTGTTCAGTCTCAACTTCTCCTACTTTAAGTTTTATAGCCCGACCTCCTTTGTAACTTACATAAATAGATGAATAAGGAGGAATGTATGACATCTCTGCCCAAGGATATCCTGCGACATGTTGTTGGAGATAAAGAGTAACTGCCTCAAGATGCTTACATGTACCCAAACCATTTGTTCGAAAGTCAAGGCAAGAACAGAAATTTCTATCACTTCTTACTCCTCTGAAAGCAACTCTATATCTTCCGGTATCACTGCTTACCATGTAATCGCCCCAAATACGATTTTCATCTAAGTGTTCAACCTGAAAACCCGCATCAATAGCATTTTCACGGCGAAGAGCTACTTGCCATTCCTCGACAGACATATTGTCCGGGCAAATCTTATTAGACAATCGACCTTCTTTTTTAATCATAACTAATAAATTATTCCTATTATGTTGTATTTATTTCTTTTCCTTCAATTCATCCATGAGGAAAGGCGTTGTAAAACTTTTCTTACACCTCTTCATATTTTCCGGGACACCCTCATAAAGAAGCTCCCCTCCTTCTCGCCCTCCTTCGGGACCAATATCTATAATCCAGTCGGCACATTTGATTACATCCAGATTATGCTCAATCACTATAATAGTATTGCCTCTATTGACCAATCTATCCAATATGCCAAGCAACACTCTTATGTCTTCAAAATGCAAACCGGTGGTAGGTTCATCCAACACATAAATTGTATTTCCGGTATCTCGTTTACTTAATTCTGAAGCCAATTTAACTCTTTGACTTTCCCCCCCTGATAATGTTTTGGATGATTGCCCCAGTTTGATGTAACCCAAACCAACATCTTGCAGCACTTTGAGTTTTTTGATAATGTGAGGAACATTTTCAAAAAACTCCACAGCTGCATTAATAGTCATATCCAAAACGTCGGCTATAGACTTTCCTTTATATCTCACTTCAAGCGTTTCCCTATTATAGCGTTTGCCTTGACAGA includes the following:
- a CDS encoding ATP-dependent helicase; the encoded protein is MVDHSSYLEELNSAQRAAVLYDDGPALVIAGAGSGKTRVLVAKLTHLLEKGYSPEKLMALTFTNKAAREMKSRVEFYAGRSANKILMGTFHSVFSRILRIHADLLGYTSDYSIYDTADSKSRIRTIIKDMGLDDKSYRPNSVYNRISSAKNKLISAQAYGSNIEFAKYDAQCHMPRISEIYSRYSIDLKKSNAMDFDDLLMNINILFRDHPEVLKRWQERIDYLLIDEYQDTNFAQYMIAKQIMGEKGKIFVVGDDAQSIYSFRGANLDNILGFKNSFKDAKLFKLEQNYRSTQTIVQVAGSLIAHNEEQIPKEVFSENVVGEPVVVHEAFTAELEAAWVVNEIRVAKQSEGVPYSASAILYRTNAQSRILEQELRKRNVPFRIYGGRSFFDHKEVKDVIAYFRLLVNPNDEESLLRVINYPKRGIGSTTVDKLRTTANQSQIPISEIINDPLTHNVSISKATATKISAFSQMLTSLREEMDNIDFVDFAQNVIRTTGISSDIFADNTAEGITRQENLKELILSIEEYQQAREEEDQKPTLASYLAEISLMTDQDSNTSDGEMVTLMTIHSAKGLEFPHVYIVGLEEQLFPSPMSSEGRELEEERRLFYVAITRAEQTCHIAYARERFRNGRTESVRPSRFLSELSPSLIRYISLSDNGNLWRQGLQKRNAIPDRFDTETDRSFLPQRPKGRKVPIGTRTLQGDSFPQETQHSSIGDLSVGDKVLHHRFGLGVIELLEGDGENAKATVVFDQNGSKKLLLRFAKLRKV
- a CDS encoding SWIM zinc finger family protein; the encoded protein is MIKKEGRLSNKICPDNMSVEEWQVALRRENAIDAGFQVEHLDENRIWGDYMVSSDTGRYRVAFRGVRSDRNFCSCLDFRTNGLGTCKHLEAVTLYLQQHVAGYPWAEMSYIPPYSSIYVSYKGGRAIKLKVGEVETEQYEELKRKYFDEDGVLPLANYRYFTQIENEAKEISSSFRCYDDVYELVNQELDKEEWHQDLENDYPDHRIPLDAVSLYDDSIGIEQKLFDLTYSGFGLIVSPSNKFFPLFMLRLAQEIFVREPDSKNGYIVLEDNQEVLEWEKLIRMYMPSGLPLEILTAQQFASHVANTTPECNFVFVDHAEGLKEWRNPVSMAMKKLSIKHLYMRIDTLQYLTPVQLSSILQHISPFVLGPFYKFIHTYRPIFPLKDDASALPEEVKDSVYLFGRDLLKVIEAIVLEGGPVEDSVVNQFPFTAEGKAEAFLSALTEILADEEARLILLEKLKSL